TACTCATGGCCGAGATGGGGCACGTTTCTGGTCTGGAAGGCAACTATCGTCTTCCACCCGCGCTCCTTGAAGAGAACCCTAGTCTCTACAGGCCTGAGAGTGTACTTGGCGAAGGGGTTCGGGAGCTCGTTGAGGAGCTCTATCTCCCCACCGACGAGGTAGTCCCCCATGTTCATGACCCTGGCGACTCCCGGGTGGTTGAGATCATCTGTCTTGAAGACCTTTACCGCAAATTCCCTCTTGTCGTAGGTGTAAATCTCCTCCACATGCATCCTCGCTATCGGCAGATCGTCGTAGTACAGCAGTATCGCATCGCCTTCGTCGAAGGTCTTCTCCCTCACGTCGAGCACTATCGGAATCGTCCAGGGCGTGTCGTCGCTCAGGCGCATGTGATCGAGGACGCTCTCGAAGTCGTCGCTCGTCAGGAAGCCCTTGAGCGGTGAGTAAACGCCGTGGGCAATGTTCTCAAGGTCTATGGCCCTTCCATGCTCAATCTGGACGTGGGGGTATTCTTTCTGCTCGCTCAGAATCCTCTCACGGGTTCTCTCGGCAACGAGCCTTCTGACGAGCCTTCCGCCGTGCGGCTTTGAAACCATGGTATCACCTCAAAAAGGAAAGACCTCAGTCAAGGTAACCGAGGGCGCGAAGCCTCTCCTTGACCTTCTCTTCCTCCTCCTCGGTGAAGACTTCCTCCTTCTCCTCCTCTTCGAGGCTCGCCAGAACCTCGCGGAGGACGTAGGTGACGTAGTCCGAAACCGAAGTGAATCCAGTGCCCTCTATCCTGACCTTAATCTTGTCGTAGAGGGGTTTGGGTATGGAGACGGTGGTGTATTTCTTCTCCTCAGCCATCGCAAACACCTCCAGTCTTAATGATATTTAATTACATTTAATTAAACGATGAGCAGGGAATATAAAGATTTCGAAAAATAAGTGAAACTTGGAACATTAACCCCCGCTACCAGTACCAGATAGTACATCCGAGATCCGGAAGACCCCCCTGTCAAGTACTGCTCTTCTCTGGGTGTAAATGTATCTAATAACAACGCTTCCGTTGATGTCTACAGGGAGAACGAACTCCTCCTTCCCTTTAACACCGTACCACTTCTTGAACAGCAGCGTGCCGTTATCTAGATATCCATAAATTCCAATTCCCGTCCCGGTGTTGTTGGTGAACCTGAGCAGAACGGATCCGTTTTCCGAAGTAACAACCACGTTTGGATGCTCAAACCGGAATATCTTGATATACCCGCCGTCCGAATAAACCTCCGTGAAGTTTGGATGGTCATTCGTAAACATCAGCTTGGCGAGGGGTGTCTCAAAGGCTTTCCCGTTCATCAACACGGCGTAGCCATAGTTGAGGTTAAGGTAAACGTAGGCATCGGCGTTCGGCTTGCCTGTGAGAGTCACATTCTCCACGGATTTCCCTCTCTCAACGAAGACTTCGCGGGGGATCAGTATCGCGCCACCAGTGTTAACCTGGACACTCCAGGAGCCCTCTTTGGGAACTGCCATGATGGAGTAGGGTCCCGCTGAGAACAAAAGCATTCCTCCCATGGATGACACTAGCGGCATAGGTACCATCGCATACTCTCTGGGAGAAGCGTCTGCCGTCTCAAGTACAGCCTCAAACTTCATAATGGTATCATAGGAGACTATGACGTAATCTACACCCAGATTCATGAGATCTTTGTTTGTTTTAATCCCGAGATAGTATTGAGCCACCCATTTACTGACTCCTCCCTGGGCTACAGGCGCTCTCCCAGCGAAGTAAG
The Thermococcus radiotolerans genome window above contains:
- the sat gene encoding sulfate adenylyltransferase, producing MVSKPHGGRLVRRLVAERTRERILSEQKEYPHVQIEHGRAIDLENIAHGVYSPLKGFLTSDDFESVLDHMRLSDDTPWTIPIVLDVREKTFDEGDAILLYYDDLPIARMHVEEIYTYDKREFAVKVFKTDDLNHPGVARVMNMGDYLVGGEIELLNELPNPFAKYTLRPVETRVLFKERGWKTIVAFQTRNVPHLGHEYVQKAALTFVDGLFINPVLGRKKKGDYRDEVIIKAYETLFEHYYPKDAATLATVRYEMRYAGPREAIHHAIMRKNFGATHFIVGRDHAGVGDYYGPYEAWDLFGEFPDLGITPMFIRESFYCRKCGGMVNAKICPHDKEFHVHISGTKLRKMIMTGEQPPEYMMRPEVFEVVRSFENPFVE
- a CDS encoding ribbon-helix-helix domain-containing protein; translation: MAEEKKYTTVSIPKPLYDKIKVRIEGTGFTSVSDYVTYVLREVLASLEEEEKEEVFTEEEEEKVKERLRALGYLD